A single window of Sparus aurata chromosome 22, fSpaAur1.1, whole genome shotgun sequence DNA harbors:
- the LOC115574439 gene encoding usherin: MTGIALLLLAIVLAVALHKALNKLPFTRERPPLVALPMQKRSPMAVYPPSNSVLFDTVPDTTGFSNSVTLKGFTMKIEEVLEAKCEPDDEVPPQGELGILSVNSLRRSVSQVIDGKSLTGDDEAWDPNISGHDSGMFMDDEEFVDTIKGFSTVRKEHTMFTDTNL, from the exons ATGACGGGCAtcgctctgctgctgctggctatCGTCCTCGCCGTCGCGCTCCATAAG GCCCTGAACAAACTCCCCTTCACCAGAGAGAGACCTCCGCTGGTGGCCCTGCCCATGCAGAAGAGGAGCCCCATGGCTGTTTACCCACCCAGCAACTCTGTTCTG TTCGACACTGTACCCGACACGACAGGCTTCTCCAACAGTGTCACACTGAAGGGCTTCACCATGAAGATAGag GAAGTGCTGGAGGCTAAATGTGAGCCCGACGACGAGGTCCCACCTCAGGGCGAGCTGGGCATCCTCAGTGTGAACTCCCTGAGGCGCAGCGTCAGCCAGGTGATCGACGGGAAGTCCCTGACCGGAGACGACGAGGCGTGGGACCCGAACATTTCAGGCCATGACAGTGGGATG TTTATGGACGACGAGGAATTCGTCGACACCATCAAAGGTTTCAGCACGGTGAGGAAGGAGCACACCATGTTCACTGACACCAATCTGTGA